Proteins found in one Brachyspira murdochii DSM 12563 genomic segment:
- a CDS encoding DUF4384 domain-containing protein, whose protein sequence is MKSKFFLLYIFLTSLLITSSLYSRERMPIATIDLDHSLRANEPLRKEIVRTINRFAYLKQKNSISVDREKKKLFSTNELTLEQGLTVASNLNIKAAIIMDSEKVLKNTNNSMSNNMTINSTMLSNYNITNNMVSNDIVITNGLTLTNEIKDLGDLIEYGIGKKTEGTDKAADEKSDEELYDIKYNFKVIDVETMETLKEYELKTSSETISVIQEICTYLEFYFSNYIFSSFEPPINGINLTLRIDRISLENKTNSIYESGEIIEGESFTLNFRSNTEGYIYIFAFQNDGTVILMHPNDFNNYIDNQYHNKIEARKNYIIPPKNSIFKIVSRPPLGKDSFYCIYTKKEQKWITGVYFSGDGFKICSKNKTAEFTAKLKSTLKYMNKDNWQISSIYLKSIAEIQETEK, encoded by the coding sequence TTGAAGTCAAAATTTTTTTTATTATATATATTTCTTACATCATTATTAATAACATCAAGCCTTTATTCAAGGGAGAGAATGCCTATAGCAACTATAGACTTGGATCATAGTTTAAGAGCTAATGAACCTTTAAGAAAAGAAATTGTGAGAACTATAAACAGATTTGCATATTTAAAACAAAAAAACTCTATATCAGTAGACAGAGAGAAAAAAAAATTATTCTCTACTAATGAATTAACACTTGAACAAGGATTAACAGTAGCTTCTAATCTTAATATAAAAGCAGCTATTATAATGGACAGCGAAAAAGTATTAAAAAATACAAATAATTCAATGTCAAATAATATGACAATTAATTCTACAATGCTTAGCAATTATAATATTACAAATAATATGGTAAGTAATGATATAGTTATTACAAATGGTCTAACTCTCACGAATGAAATTAAAGATTTAGGAGATTTAATAGAATACGGCATAGGAAAAAAAACTGAAGGTACAGACAAAGCTGCTGATGAGAAGAGCGATGAAGAACTTTATGATATAAAATATAATTTTAAAGTTATTGATGTTGAAACTATGGAAACATTGAAAGAATATGAACTTAAAACATCATCAGAAACCATATCTGTAATACAAGAAATATGCACATATTTAGAATTTTACTTTTCAAACTATATATTCAGTTCCTTTGAACCTCCTATAAATGGAATTAATTTAACTTTAAGAATAGACAGAATATCATTAGAAAATAAAACCAACTCAATATATGAATCAGGAGAAATAATAGAAGGAGAATCATTTACATTAAACTTCAGATCAAACACAGAAGGATATATATACATATTTGCCTTTCAAAATGACGGCACTGTAATACTAATGCATCCTAACGATTTTAATAATTACATAGATAATCAATATCATAATAAAATAGAAGCAAGAAAAAATTATATAATCCCTCCCAAAAACTCAATATTTAAAATAGTAAGCAGACCTCCTTTAGGCAAAGATTCATTTTACTGCATCTATACCAAAAAAGAACAGAAATGGATTACTGGAGTATATTTTTCAGGCGACGGATTTAAAATATGCAGTAAAAATAAAACAGCCGAGTTTACAGCCAAATTAAAATCTACACTTAAATATATGAATAAAGATAATTGGCAGATATCTTCAATTTATTTAAAATCTATAGCTGAAATACAAGAAACAGAAAAATAG
- a CDS encoding ParB/RepB/Spo0J family partition protein, whose translation MSRKGGLGGQGMNALIKSADSEIRKAAEEAEKRGVLEVNISLIDVNPDQPRKIFNEEEIQGLAESIRENGLINPITLREKDGQYQIISGERRFRAFKFLNRDKVPALVLENIDDSKMLELTLVENIQRADLNAIEIARSYKKLIYDLNIKQEELANRVGKSRSTISNSMRILDLSENIQNLILESKITEGHARAILSLTDENEREAFAKEIVENGYSVRECEKIAKERKNENNQQENNQKDTKKEIKKDPNIRQLENDLEKIFSTKVNVIDKNGKEGKIVIEYYSSDDLSRIMDMLDKIHERENSTIPTLEY comes from the coding sequence ATGAGCAGAAAAGGCGGACTTGGCGGTCAGGGTATGAATGCATTAATAAAATCTGCTGACAGTGAAATTAGAAAAGCAGCTGAAGAGGCAGAAAAAAGAGGAGTATTAGAAGTAAATATTTCACTTATAGATGTAAATCCAGACCAGCCTAGAAAAATATTCAATGAAGAAGAAATACAGGGACTTGCAGAATCTATAAGAGAGAACGGACTTATAAACCCTATTACTTTAAGAGAAAAAGACGGTCAGTATCAGATTATATCAGGCGAGCGAAGATTCAGAGCATTTAAATTTTTAAATAGAGATAAAGTACCTGCATTAGTGCTGGAAAATATAGATGACTCAAAAATGCTTGAACTTACGCTTGTAGAAAATATACAAAGAGCCGATTTAAATGCTATAGAAATAGCAAGAAGCTACAAAAAATTAATATACGATTTAAATATCAAACAGGAAGAATTGGCAAATCGTGTTGGAAAAAGCAGAAGCACAATATCAAATTCAATGCGTATATTAGATTTGAGTGAAAATATACAAAACTTAATATTAGAATCTAAAATTACAGAAGGTCATGCTAGAGCTATATTATCATTAACTGATGAAAATGAAAGAGAAGCATTTGCAAAAGAAATAGTAGAAAACGGATATTCAGTAAGAGAATGTGAAAAAATAGCAAAAGAAAGAAAAAATGAAAATAACCAACAGGAAAATAATCAAAAAGATACAAAAAAAGAAATAAAAAAAGACCCTAATATAAGACAATTAGAAAATGATTTGGAAAAAATATTTTCTACGAAAGTTAATGTTATAGATAAAAACGGCAAAGAAGGGAAAATAGTTATAGAATACTACAGCAGCGATGATTTATCAAGAATTATGGATATGCTTGATAAAATACATGAAAGAGAAAACAGTACAATACCTACTCTTGAATATTAG